In the Carcharodon carcharias isolate sCarCar2 chromosome 8, sCarCar2.pri, whole genome shotgun sequence genome, GAAATACCAACTTTGCCAATTTTTGATAGAAGAAGTCAAAATATAATTGTATTTTCATTTGGAGGAAATTGGTACTGTTACTGTAGAACAGTggtgatgagaagaaatttttcctaATTTTCAAATCAGCTAAAGCCATCTGAGCCACCTATTGGGTGCAGCTTCATCACGGGGAGTATTCAGTTTACCCTTGTATTTAAACCTGAAATTATTGATTCAAATGTAAATAGGatcttaattctgtttaacttgATCATGTATATCTGGTTTTAATGTAATttggctttttaaaatgaatctaCGGTTTGTTTGACTCTTCCCACTTTAGcttcttagaccataagacataggagcagaaattaggccaattggcccatcaagcctgctccgccattcaatcatggctgataagtttctcaaccccattctcccgccttctccccgtaacctttgatcccttcaccaatcactcaatgacctgacctccacagccttctgtggcaatgaattccatagattcaccactctctggctaaagaagtttctgaTGTGTAAGAATTCTTCTTACACATCCTCCACTGGTTGTAGTGGGGGACAAGGAGAAAGGTTTTCTGTTAGCTGTGGTGCAGCTGTGCCAGACCCAATGCCCTGGCCACCGATTCCCATTGCATCTGCAGTACAACCATTGTAAATAGCATTGGCTTCTGCCTCAgttgtttttgctggagctgcactgttGCTGATTGGAGCTGGTTGGCTAGACCACAGCTCTCCCCTGGTGGGTGACTGAGACTGTGAATCATATTCCCCAGAACAAATGTAAAGCATTCTTCCCCTTTGGTGCCTCACAAGACCTGAATTTACAGGATCAAAGATGTAAACTGTATTGGAGGCCAAGGCCACTGATGGAGGCAATAAATGTTGTGCCACAATGTTCTTACAGTAGACAAAGTCCAAGCTGTGAATCTGAAAGAAATAGAAAATTAAACAAATTTAAATCAGCCTTGATGTTTAGACAGATGAGCTACTTCTTGCAACACAAACCTTTGCTTTATGTTAGCTGAAACCAACTCATTTGTGTGTACTGGGTCATTTATAATTACGAGAAAAAAAATGTACATTACATCAGCAATATCATTATTCATTATTCCATCCTGTTTGGAAGGTTTATCAACATTTATTATTAAAAAAGGGTTCAAAAGCCAAGAAAAGTTTAATTATTAGAGAAATTAATACAAATAGTCActttgtagtacagaacttgagtattactgaaaaaagagacatgctgttgaagcattTCATCTTACAcgcatcaggacagatgcaagaataccaaatacaaaggcaacaacaatttatactgcctgAGAAAAGTGTGctaattggttagcaagtggactctggttgagATGttaccatgaagaatgcaccagggaacaattGTCTCCCATGCTCTTGTTAATTGAAAAAggcgcaatgcctggacatgttatGTTTGCAGAGGACAGtgccctgtgtatgaatatatgtagcttctagcaagcataagtgaacCACATTGAGAGCCCAATTAGTgtgaaagtgcccagtctaccttaagttaccctggaagggtaaggtgtctcaaaagtTTGAGCAACAGTTGAAGCTAGCCATTGCACAGCTATTACTACGCAGTAGCAACACAGATAGTATTcttcactaacaggatgctgccatcaagccaaaaaggtgTTCTGCCTACCACATTAATGAATAATGTGGAATATTAAATTTGGTGCTGGTATGATCCTAAGTATGTAGGCCAATCATCCCAATGACAGGGGGATCTCATCAAACATCACATCCCGTTGGCTGTGTTCGCAACAGACAAATTATTGATCGTACTCAACCAGCTTgtcttgcaaaactcagaacattatgtccaacattagatgcaaTTCCCCAACTGGATGGCACTTACCAAACAATCCCAAGTatctaagaattacactaaaaaccaatttaagatcgggctcgcaatgtagctcactttcgcttgctagaagctacatatattcatacacagggctGTATCTTCTGCAAACAGAAAGGAAATGTCCCAATATTGTACCTTTTTTAATTAAATATGGGAGAcagctgttccctggtgcattccccatggcaacgcctcaaCTAGAGTCCATTtgccttttttgaatttaaaCGTTTGGGGGATAACTGTTCCCTGGCACATCCTTCATGGCAACACCTcgaccagagtccacttgccagccaatgagcacccttttctcatgtaggttaaattgttgttccctttcaaATTTCTTGCATCAGtcttgatgagtgtaagatgaaaagcttcgacagaatgtctcttttttcagcaatattcaaataatACAAAATTGAGCTTTCATATTGCTGGCAACAAACAGCTAGATCTCCAACTTAGCACAGGTGCACTTGTTGAACTTGGTAACAGGAGGCTGAGATTTTATTGATCTGAAGGCCTCAATTTAATACAAAGATGTTCTTAAAGCTGTGCCCTTAGGATTGAATGAACGTTGGGAACAATTCTAGCCCTAGCACTTTTAACCAAATATTTCACGAGAAGTTCAAACAAGTATTCAGGGTACATTTATCCTGTTCATCAGTATTTATCTTCTTAACATAAGCAATATGCACACACCCATAAATGCTGGAAGATGAAGGGCTGATTGTAACCAGTGTGATTCTAGCTACACATTTGTTTAGTGTTGCGTGGCATGTGAAAAGCACAAAGGAATTGGAAACAGAAATTGGGAAATATGGGGCagtattttacatgcccctggTAGGTGTGCTTTGGGTGGGGGTGCAATTATATTGGACAGGTGTccattccaccaccttcccacccacccctgagctcacccccataatacagtGGGGTGTGCGGTGGCCcggtgccaaaattggcagcccacccgccatatttaaatggtaaGGGtaaattaggcttgttatcaagccaaatGACCCTGACAATATGCTGCCCACGCCATAAAACATTTAGTGTGGGCAGTCTGGAGAGAGCAGGCAACCTGAACTTTTAACAAAGTTCTTCAAAGGGcaggaagggtgggtgggggtcccTTTGCCGATCAAGGGCATTCCTCCCTAAGATCAAACCCCACTTCCTTCCCAACCGCCCACTGCCTTATACCCATTCCCTCCTAAAGATCACCCccgccacccctccacccccattccCTGACCTGTCCAAACCCTCCCTGCACAAGACGCCAGAGTTACTTGAGAAGTCTTCCACGGACATTCTTCCTTCTTCTCTTGTAGTCCTGGCAGCGGTCATTGATGCAGTCTTGGTGCTGCCATGACTGATGGAGCTGacagccaatccgattggccagcagctccagaggGTGGAACTTCCTCCCCAATGAGGGGCAGAGGTCCCATTTGGCCCTTGTTTAGCTGCCCCACAGTGTTTTATGGCTACAGAGTGGGTCGGTGTGGAACATGTCGGCTCCATGCTGACTTAGTTTCCAGGGGAGCAAGCCATGTGCTCCCCTCATATTATTCAGCCCATGGTTGTCAATCTCTTTAGATCAGTCAAATTCAGATCAAAATGATTTTACCAACCAGGATGTCTACAGACAGCTTTTATTCCCACAGCATTGGGGTTTGTGTGTCAATATTAATACAAAGCTAGCAGCCCACATTTTATCTGTCAGCATGCACAGTATTAATGGCATTGTTGGGGGAGCAAGAGGTTTGTTTATTGGCCTGAATTACATAGGACCATCTGTCTCAAGGAAGCTGCTTGTTTACCTGCTCATGTGTACTGAGACTTCATCATTCGAGGAACAGGATGTCCACTTGCCAATATGTGGTGAGATAGCACCATATGAACGGGCAGTTAATCATTGTGAGCACTAAACAATCAGACCTTCAGCTTCCATCATTTATGCCTGTGTGCATATTGCTTACCTTAAGAAGTCAAATACTGATGATCAAGTCAAATACTGATGATCAAGTCAAATGTATCCCGAGTATTTGTTTGAACTTCTAATAAAACGTTTGGATAAAAGTGCTAGTCACAGATGAAATTAAAATGGTCCAGCACTTAATGTGATAGTTTAAAAAGGCAATTCTTGCCTGGATTTCTCCCAAACAGATATTAATGTAAATATGCAGATCATTAATCTCGAGACTTGCTCCTACCTGTGCTTTTTTCAGCAGATCAGTTGTAACAACGAACCAATCAGGAATCAGTCTCTCTACTTCCAAGCTGATGATTGCTAAGGCGAGTGTGGAGCCTCTGAACTGTAATAACTGGTGGCAAGCCATGCAGTGCTGCAACTGCCTGGTCAAGAGTGCGGCATGGAGAGAGGGCTTCATCTGAGGCCATCGGTCAAGGAGATGGGGCCGGCTGGATATCACCATGGTGTGGAACTGGACAATGGAAATAATGTTTAGGTTAGCCACTGGATGCAAACCAACAGCCCAAATCATCTACCCCTGGTGTCTAATACCAATCTAATCAACTTGCTCCCAGATTATCCTGCTATGTGTCTACAGGACAGGAATATAACAGCTATCATAGTgtctaaaacaaaaaaaaaagtagaGACAGTAAACGGTTGAGATCTGGGAATTAAAGATACCCTGGAACCTCCAATATCCACCGTAACAAAGGAGATTCCCCAATGAATAATGGCAGATGAAGAATAGTTAAGAGTCCTCAAATTTTGGTTGTACATGTATGGCACAGCAATAACCCAGATATGGGAATGGAGACAATTACATTAAGAGAAGCAAAAGAAACTTATGTAGTTTTACTTGTGAAGACAAGTAATGAAAGAAGCTGAGCAATGAAGTAATATCTCATGCAAGATCTTGTCCTACAAAAACGTTGGCAGATAGTAGTTATCATGGATAATAGGAATGTGGATAATGGAGGTTCCACCCTAAAAAGATTCTGCCTAATCATTAAAAATGACCTGACGCAGTGTCCAAAACATGCTACATTCGAAATGGGAAAAATTGGTTTGGGGTTGTGAGTAAAATGTAAGACATTtcaatttttgattttgtttacaACTTGACTTTATTTTGGGGTCTGTTATCACTATTTGACATCGCCCAGTGCATGTGCAGAAGCAGTTATTGCCCTGCCTCCCTCCACAGTGCCTCTTCAGTGTTTAAAACGGCAACATGAACTGCAGCTTTGAAACCTATCAACAACTCCCTCTTGCTGACAGTGAATTGTAACCATTCTTATTGCTAATGACCTGTTAGAAACCAGTATCCATGTAGATAATGCTTCTGCTTCGCAGGTATGTGTGTCAACAATGCAAAAAAAACAAAGTTTGATAAAAAGCTGATGCTAGTGAACCAATCTGAATATCTATCAGTTTAAACACGCTACTTTCACAATTGGAAACTCTGACTGATGAATACTTACTATGTTCACAAAGTCCGCAGGTGTGGCAGTGTAAAGGTCCCACTGCAGCTTATCCAATATGATTTTTTCCATCCTCAGCACCTCACTAGAAGAACAGCCACTGGCACTCTTTGCTGCGAGGTCCTTTACCAGAAGTGTGACCTATGAAATAATTGATAAATCATTGTGCCGTTTCTGCACAGAATGTCATTTTTGTAGACTTTCTCAAGTTCAGTAAATCATTTCAAAAAGGCAGCAATTGTGTGACTCTTGCTTTTAATCCAATGTTCTTGTTTAAAggaagggaaaacattgctttaaATGGAAGTAAGTCTTGGGATGGCACTCTTGTGTTGGAGCTGCAACACGCCAAGCTATTACTTGTCCAGTAGCATATTGATATGAAAACACTTTAGGAAAATTCATCTTAATTTGTTCCCTCCTCTGAAGACTGTCTTCGACCACCAGCATATCAACCTAGTAGTTTCTAGGAGGAAATTCAATTCAGACACAACCTAATTGCTATCAAGTAGCATTTACTCAACAGTAACCTGTGCACGGATGATCATTTTGGATTGTGCCACTCAGATTCCGTGCTAATTACatccttttgtccacatttggaccGAGAGTGGATTtccagaggaggtgtgagggtgactgtcctGGACATCAGGATAGCATTTGAGTCCCAGTCAAACTAAAATCATGGGTGACTGGAGTAAATTCTCCAGTGCCTGGAGTTGTACGTGGCATAAAGGAACCTGGTTGTGGCtcttggagaccaatcatctcaccAAATTGCTGCACAACTTCATCAAGACtgtgtcctaggccaaaccaccttcagtttttttttaaatgatctcccttccatcataaggtcagaagtggagttgTTCATTAATGATTGCAGAGTATTTAGTtccattcgcaactcttcagataaatgaagcaatccatgcttgcatgcagcaagaccgggacaacatccaggcttaggGTGATAAGTAACAAGTAACACACTAATGCCAGATAATCAACATTCCCAACAGGTGCCTAACCTCATGACAATCAGTGGCATTCGCATTGTTGAATCCCTCACCAACAACATctagtttaccattgaccagaaactcaattggatcagccacataaatgcCATGGTTACTACAACAGGTTAGAGATTGGGTATTTCTCAGTGAGTACCTTACTTCATGGCTCCTCAAATTctttccactatctacaaggcacaagtcaggagtgtgatggaatgctctccacttgcctggatgattgtagccgcaataacactcaagaaacttgacatcatcctgcaACTGGTTTGTTTGGCAGCCCCACTACCTTAGGCATTTACTCCTTCCATCACTGGTGTATTAAAGCTGCACTATATACTAGTGACAGGATGCAATGCAACAATTCTCCAAAGTTTCtttggcagcacctcccaaatcacCTAGGAGAACAATGGTAGCAAGTACGTGGGAACAGAACCATCTGCACCTTCTCTCCTACATCGGCACAGGCAGCTTATCTCTGTACTCAAATTGTCAGGCTTTCAGGCTATATAGTAGAATACCAatgtttaatttttctttttctttctgaaTTTAGAAATACCCATCCAAATGACCAGCAATAACACATCTTAAATTCTTGGGTATAGACTGAATGCAATTCATGTTAAATTCATGCATATTTACATGTGCTAGGTAAATCCAAGGAGGGGGGAGCCAACACAAATACAGGAATTGCCAACAGCATCTCTGGCACATCTAGTCCTGACTGGCAAACTAGTCAATAATATCAAAGTAGTGACGGAATTATGGTCAGCTGGGCAAAGTGTAGCAAAGTTGTTTTAGGAAACACGTGAATCCTGGATTACAGACTCCCATTTATTATCACTCTTTGATAGTCATGCATGAATTGCTATCTGAATAGAATTAACATGATGATATCAACAATGTCACAAACTCGGAGCATGGCATCAATaaagacacatacagacacaataAAGTGTTATCTACAGGTAAAACAATGCTTAATTATAACGTGCTACGACCCACTAACAAGAATATATTATACTCAGGTTAAAAAAAGCATTATTATACAATATAATAAAGGGTGTCACCCAAAGAAACACAACATTGTTGCAGAGCTTAAACACAGATGTTATACCAAGTAATACAGAATAATTCTATACTGTATGCAGGTATATTGTGCTCCATATAGGATATCCATAGCTCTACAACTCCATGGTTACAGACTCATAGGACCTTCTAGCACAGGAGACCAATCAGCCCATCCAACCTGTACCAGCTCCAATTAGTCACACTTTCCCATAGCCCAGAAAACCTTTCCTTTACAAGTAAAAACACAATTGTCTTTTGAAGGTCAGTAGACAAGCCGGACAGCTCAGgagtctgctgtccttgttgAGTGAGGACAGCGAGAGTTAGGGGGGGATGGAAGAGCCGAGAGTtcggggggataaaacagcacgagtggagagacagtcaggagattgaaaacagcgtgagtaaAGAAATGTAAATTTCTAAACAAGCTCAGGGAAAGTAAAAATTTATAGGCAGAGGAGAGGGAGCTgatttgtgtgtggggggaagaatttctactttctactaatatccagtttatagttaatagtacagaagtaaggttaaagtaagttaaaagtaagtaaaagtaactgaagtttaatttaaaaagtgatttaaaagttAAAGTTACGGCATGGCAGGTCAGCTCAGCCAAGCggaatgcccatcctgtggcatgtggggagttgtggacactcctcGCGACCCAGACGAGCCCATGTGCAGGAAATGTCAccggctgcacaagcttgagctccgcATTTCAGAGCTTTAGCAGTGGCTGGAGACACTCAGGTACATCCGTGAGGCAGTgaactatgtggatagcatgttcagagaggtggtcacaccacaagttagggacaagcaggcagatagggaaagGGTGACCACCAgccagtccaagagaaacaggcaggtagtgcaggagtccctagAGGTCCCACTCACGAAtaggttttccattctggatatcagCGAGGACGATAGATACTTGGAAGACTGCAGCAAGAGTCAAGCCTGTGACACCACACCaggcccagctgtacaggaggggaggaagaggaacGGAAGGGTAGTACTGAgggggattctttagttaggggagcagacaggcatttctgtggccatcaaAATAACTCCAGGTTGGTTTGTTGTCTCTCTGGTGCTTGGCTCAatgatgtcacagaacggctgcaggacattcttgtaGGAGAGGGCGAACAGCCAGAGATTGTGACCCACACTGGTACTAACAATGTAGGTAGGAAGTGGGCTGTGGTCCTGCAgtcggaatttagggagctaggtagaaaattagctaGCAGGACCTCTAAaatagtaatctccggattactctcagtgccacatgcaagagagtacagaaataggaagataagacagatgaatgcctgactggaaagatggtgcagaagggagggctttagattcctgggataccataactggctctgggggatatggcacctgtacaagttggacatcTGAAGAGTTCCTTGCAGGTCGTactgctagtgctgttggagaaggtttaaactaactcagcaggagtGCGGGAACCaagagagaatattagaaagtaataccagggtgcacggaatgctgggagaggcaaataacactaaaatagagaatagtaagttaatggatggagtcggagtaagggagcaagtaatgaagtctaaatcagggttaaaaTGCATTTATGTGAATGCACTGGGTATAGTTAATAAacttggggagttacaggcacagattgccttgtgggattatgatgttgtgtcTATAATGAAGagcagatctgggtgttaaatattcctggttacaaggggTAGAATTGTACATCCCGCAGGTGGGCGTCCGATCCAATCAggcgtaaaatagtgcgtgatgacgttgggtgagcatcctgacatcattgcacgatattttggtcggcgggtgcatgcgagagtcagcagcacgcccaccggcaattaagaggcttattatGGCCATTAATTCATCAGAGAGATTTTgcgctgcctgtccaacgttacagttggcgggtgggtgaatcggccaggtggccttggcatttttgaggaaacctcatccacgggtttccgacattaattttaaaaaaataaaaatgtcaaaacatttttatgtATATGTTCATGCGTGTGAGTCCTACGTGGGGACATTTGTTTTTCAGAATCTCCTAATCTTTATTTTTGCTTCTCaacttcttcagctccctgagacactgcagctggagtcactgaggtgcatctgtggtggtggggaaacttctggaaacaattatttgggacagaattaatagtcacatggaaaaatgtggattgattcggaagagtcagtatggatttgtttAAGGAAAATTgtatctaactaacttgctggagtttttcgaagaagtaacagagatggttgatgagagcaaggacgttgatgtggtgtatatggacttccaaaagatgttccatacagtgccacacaacaggcttgtgaggaaagttgttggtcatggaataggagggacagtagcaacgtggatgcaAAATTGAGGGATAGAATATAGGGACAAttccaaagtttgcagatgacataaacctttggagaattgtaaactgtgatgAAGAtagcgtagaacttcaaaaggacattgacacattagtGGAGTGGACAGACAGATGGCAGTTGAAGCTCAATacggagaagtatgaggtgatacactttggtagaaagagcatggagagacagtataaaataaaggatactattctaaatgGTGTACAGGAGCatagagacctgggtgtatatgtacataagtcattaaaggtggcaggacaggtagagaaacctttttctaaagcatacagtattctaggcttcattaataggggcatagattacaagagcaaggaggttatgatgaacttatacaaGACACTGgtcaggcctcagctggaatattgtgtatagttctgggcatcacactacaggaaggaggtgaacgcattggagagaatgcagaagaggtttacgagaatggttccggggatgagacacttcagttattaAGGAATgactggagaaattgggactgttttccttaagAGAGGAGAAACTtaagaagagacttgatagaagttttcaaaatcaagaggggcctggacagagtagatagggataaaCTCTTCTCGCTCGTAAACTGATCgcaaaccagagggcacagttttaaagtgttttgcaaaagaagtaaacgCGAGGTGTGAAAAATCTTTGggtttgaaatgcactgcctggaagtgtggtggaggcaggttcaattgagacatttaagagggcattaggtgatcatctaaatagaaacaatgtgcagggtaacGGGGAAAAGttaggagattggcactaagttaaaatgttcagagaaccggtgtagacatgatgggccaaatggcttccttctgcaccataacgaTCCTGTGATTAGTTGATCTTAGCTGAGGGAAGCATGTAGATCCAATTGGTTTCAGTGCCCTTTGGACCAGAGGAAAATTCAGCCAGGATTCCCTTTCCTACCTTATTCAATGAGCCTTGCTATGAGATATCCCCTGGGTGAGGAAAGGGTCAGG is a window encoding:
- the LOC121281313 gene encoding cyclin-I-like, whose product is MKCPRSLDGQRLAFLLDDALSKEARLWKVPLFKTCSNQGATITPLQRENVVLWLRDLCSKFGYYPETFFLAVSILDRLLATVKAQPKYLRCIAISSLFIAAKINEEDEVTLLVKDLAAKSASGCSSSEVLRMEKIILDKLQWDLYTATPADFVNIFHTMVISSRPHLLDRWPQMKPSLHAALLTRQLQHCMACHQLLQFRGSTLALAIISLEVERLIPDWFVVTTDLLKKAQIHSLDFVYCKNIVAQHLLPPSVALASNTVYIFDPVNSGLVRHQRGRMLYICSGEYDSQSQSPTRGELWSSQPAPISNSAAPAKTTEAEANAIYNGCTADAMGIGGQGIGSGTAAPQLTENLSPCPPLQPVEDV